The following proteins come from a genomic window of Nitrosopumilaceae archaeon AB1(1):
- a CDS encoding transketolase family protein yields the protein MTDVEYGDMRTAYSDTLVEMGDKYPNVVVLGADTTDSLKTSQFGKKFPNRFFNVGIAEANMISVAAGLAMSGKTAFASTYAIFLPGRCVDQIRNSVAYPTRPDKKGLDVKMVVSHGGLTVGADGGSHQQTEDVAIMRSIPNIQVLIPADSVSVSALTRIMTTNYGPYYMRMARSKTPIIHDKSQEFTVGKCITVRDGSDCTILCSGITVHMALEAAASLSKQNISCKVVDCFSIKPIDSASLESYAKETGAIVTCEEHNIMGGLGSAVAESVSESYPVPITRIGIRDSFGESARDSEIPLLLEKHGITSFNIAKAVQDIQVKKR from the coding sequence ATGACAGACGTAGAATACGGTGATATGAGAACTGCTTATTCTGATACTCTAGTAGAGATGGGGGACAAGTATCCGAATGTAGTGGTCTTGGGAGCAGATACCACAGATTCACTAAAGACATCTCAATTTGGTAAAAAATTCCCCAACCGTTTCTTTAATGTAGGAATTGCAGAAGCGAATATGATATCTGTTGCCGCAGGTCTTGCCATGTCTGGTAAAACTGCATTTGCAAGTACATACGCCATATTTCTTCCCGGACGATGCGTGGATCAAATTAGAAATTCCGTAGCATATCCGACACGACCAGATAAAAAAGGTCTTGATGTAAAGATGGTTGTATCACATGGAGGATTAACAGTTGGCGCTGATGGTGGTTCTCACCAACAAACTGAAGACGTCGCGATAATGCGTAGTATTCCAAATATTCAAGTTTTAATTCCTGCAGACTCTGTATCTGTATCTGCCCTTACCCGTATAATGACTACTAATTATGGTCCATACTATATGAGAATGGCACGATCTAAAACACCAATAATTCATGACAAATCTCAGGAATTTACAGTTGGAAAATGTATAACTGTACGTGATGGTTCTGATTGTACTATTTTATGCTCTGGAATTACAGTTCACATGGCTTTAGAGGCAGCTGCCAGTCTCTCAAAACAGAATATATCTTGCAAGGTTGTAGATTGCTTCTCAATCAAACCTATTGATTCTGCATCCCTCGAGTCGTATGCAAAAGAGACAGGTGCAATTGTAACATGTGAGGAGCACAACATTATGGGTGGTCTAGGTTCTGCAGTGGCCGAATCCGTATCCGAATCTTATCCGGTACCGATAACTCGAATAGGGATAAGAGATTCATTTGGAGAATCTGCACGAGACTCTGAGATCCCACTCTTATTGGAGAAACATGGAATCACATCTTTTAATATAGCCAAAGCAGTCCAAGATATTCAGGTA